TGCTGGTACACATTCTTCGTTGGGGTCTCCATCGAATAGAAATAATTTAAATTATTTAGCACACTGCAATATAACACTCTGGCTTCTTGTTCGCTTATACGTATTTTGCCACTTCTTTTCTGTGGGAATATTAGGTGTGGTGATAGACTATTTAATTTGCTGTTAACATTAGCAACATTCCATAAATTAAAACAGACTCTCTTGTTGATTTCATGAACATCCTTAACAATCTGTTGTTGATTCATTTTTTGTTTCCCAAAATTATTAATTATTTTTCGTTACGCTAACAACTAAACTCAACGGCACTAGGTGCAAATATCCGCCAGAGCTTTTTATTGGCCATTGATTCCCTATTTCAATCCAAGCTGCGCCTTTTGGATAAGTTTGTCATTCTGGAACATTGCATTCATATTACTTCCATTGTTATTCACCCATTGATACATAACAGTAACAAGGGATTTCATAACTCCAGGAACACCATCCATTTTGTTACTAGATATTTCTTCTCCCTCGGCACCTATAATTTTAACAACTTGTCTGTACGACATGCCATTTTTAATTTGCTTGTACTCGTCATATGTCACAATTTGCTTTCCTAAGCTTGGAAGTTTTAATCCTGCTTTTGGCTTGGAAGAAGAAGTTGTGCTTTCTTCCATTATTGAAAATATCACACCAATAAGAAAAAGGAGTAATAACCCTGCCACAATGTAGGTCAAGCATCCTGTTTTCTTTTTCAAAACCGCGCCACAATTTGGACACGCCTCAGCTTTTGAACTGACTTCTTTGCCACATTCTTTACATTTTTTCATTGCCATGATCTTACTCCTTTATTGCTAACCATTAATATCTAACTTACTTTTAGGTCATAAGATTCTTTTTTATATATTTCACAACCCTTGTTTCTCAATTATTCTCATTAATCTATCTGCCCTTGCCTGAGCTCTTTTGATTTGTTTTGCTATTTCTATTTGTTTGGTTGTCGGTTTCATTCGCCCACCAACATCTCGATGGTTACTATCCGGGAGCTCACTAAACATCCTAGTCAATTCCTGAATATTATTCTCAACAACATTCAACATCTGATAAATATTATCTACATTAATATCTTTCTTATGAACAACAACACTTCTCTTTGTTTTTGGCGCTTCTTTCTTTTTTGAAGCCATAAATCACTCCTTGGTTATATTAATTGCTCAATTCTCACACCCAAATATTTCTTTTATCTTTTCTCCTGTAGGTCTACATGAAAAAATATAGTCTTTATAAATCCATAAATTACTATTGGGCAATTTTTGAGGTTTCTTCTTGGCTTTCTCTAATAAAGATTTTGGTAAATACACAGGCTTGTCGAGTCCATCCAGCACTACTTCCGCTTTTTCAACGAGCTCTGATTTATCTATGAGCGAATGATAACAATTATAATACTGTTCCAATGTCATTTCCGAATCGATCATATCAACCCATTCACAACTTGTGCAACGCGTTCTTTTTATCTTTGGATCATAATAAGCTGTCTTCTTTTTACATTTCGGACAGTTGCATATAGTATGGATCAGTTGGTCTTTTTTATTTCTTAACGCACGAGGAAGCTCGACCTGCTCTTCATCATCTTCATCCTCTCTTTCATTTACTGCAAAACGTTCAGCATCCTTATCTTGCATATATTCACTCAGTGGTTCTAAAATCCATTCTACAGTTCTCATATATATTTTATAGAGTATATAAAGAATCAACACTGCAATTAGAATTAAAATTATAATAGCCATATTGCCTACCTCTGATATCTATAAGTAAATATTTATTTCACAATTCAAAACCTGACCCCATTTTTTCAAAGTCTAAATAGAGATCTTTTTTAAATACTAATGCAACTTAGGCGAAGCAACTCCGATCACCCCACTTGATACCCAAAACATCTTCT
This region of Candidatus Ancaeobacter aquaticus genomic DNA includes:
- a CDS encoding DUF3862 domain-containing protein — its product is MAMKKCKECGKEVSSKAEACPNCGAVLKKKTGCLTYIVAGLLLLFLIGVIFSIMEESTTSSSKPKAGLKLPSLGKQIVTYDEYKQIKNGMSYRQVVKIIGAEGEEISSNKMDGVPGVMKSLVTVMYQWVNNNGSNMNAMFQNDKLIQKAQLGLK